In one window of Brassica rapa cultivar Chiifu-401-42 chromosome A07, CAAS_Brap_v3.01, whole genome shotgun sequence DNA:
- the LOC103829389 gene encoding indole glucosinolate O-methyltransferase 2: MGILFEETLSSNPTIQIATDDDNELGLMAVRIANAAAFPMVLKAALELGVFDTLYAASVFLSPSEIATRLPTAPRNPEAPALLDRMLRLLASYSMVKCGTDQAGKGERVYRAEPICRFFLKDNIQDIGSLASQVIVNFHSVFLNTWAQLKDVVLEGGDAFGRAHGGMKLFDYMGTDERFSKLFNQTGFTIAVVKKALEVYQGFNGVNVLVDVGGGVGNTLGVVTSKYPNIKGINFDLTCALAQAPSYPGVEHVAGDMFVDVPTGDAMILKRILHDWTDEDCVKILKNCWKSLPENGKVVVIELVTPDSAESGDINSNIAFDMDMLMFTQCSGGKERSRAEFEALAAESCFTHCKFVCQAYHCWVIEFCK; the protein is encoded by the exons atgggaATCCTTTTTGAAGAAACCTTAAGCTCTAACCCCACAATCCAAATTGCTACCGATGATGATAATGAGTTGGGATTAATGGCCGTGAGAATAGCCAATGCTGCAGCCTTTCCCATGGTTCTCAAAGCTGCCCTTGAACTCGGTGTCTTCGACACTCTCTATGCCGCCTCTGTGTTCCTCTCACCATCTGAGATAGCAACTAGGCTACCAACTGCACCACGTAACCCGGAGGCGCCAGCTTTATTGGACCGAATGCTTCGTCTACTCGCTAGCTATTCCATGGTCAAGTGCGGTACGGACCAAGCTGGAAAAGGCGAGAGGGTCTACAGAGCCGAGCCAATTTGTAGGTTCTTCTTGAAAGATAACATTCAAGACATTGGATCCCTTGCTTCCCAAGTCATTGTCAATTTTCACAGCGTCTTCCTTAATACCTG GGCCCAATTGAAAGATGTGGTGCTAGAAGGAGGAGATGCATTTGGCCGTGCACATGGTGGCATGAAACTCTTCGACTATATGGGAACAGATGAGAGATTCAGCAAGCTCTTTAACCAGACCGGATTTACCATCGCTGTCGTAAAGAAGGCTCTTGAAGTTTACCAAGGTTTCAACGGTGTAAATGTTTTAGTTGATGTGGGAGGAGGAGTTGGTAACACTCTTGGTGTTGTTACTTCCAAGTACCCCAATATTAAAGGTATTAATTTTGATCTGACATGTGCCTTGGCACAAGCACCTTCATACCCTGGGGTGGAACATGTCGCCGGAGATATGTTTGTGGATGTTCCAACCGGAGACGCCATGATCTTGAAA CGTATACTTCATGATTGGACTGACGAGGACTGCGTGAAGATTCTTAAAAACTGCTGGAAATCACTTCCTGAAAATGGTAAAGTAGTTGTCATAGAGCTAGTCACTCCTGATAGTGCTGAGAGTGGAGATATCAACTCGAACATTGCTTTTGATATGGATATGTTGATGTTCACACAATGTTCCGGTGGAAAAGAGAGGTCTCGAGCTGAGTTTGAAGCGTTAGCCGCAGAATCTTGCTTCACCCATTGCAAATTCGTTTGCCAAGCTTACCACTGTTGGGTTATTGAGTTCtgtaaataa